In Tribolium castaneum strain GA2 chromosome 4, icTriCast1.1, whole genome shotgun sequence, one DNA window encodes the following:
- the LOC107399276 gene encoding uncharacterized protein LOC107399276 yields the protein MKILLNLSIATLLIGSIRGLLDTSGEILSRQKRYLIWKEGINWVQMIAGIGLPIELRDQSITVGTVVKAYYLLPNNSTYYTHPSIDYARKKRSSSRWVAYKLIESFFERNGYGDGKACLLRSICEVSAKPFERKTGILAEIIHAILTPSTTRETLDNHLNCEYHAAEKLGKEVDNCEALFPECPLNFIQQFTKMLS from the exons ATGAAAATCCTGCTGAATTTGTCAATCGCGACCCTCTTGATAGGTTCAATCCGGGGCCTATTGGACACGAGTGGTGAAATATTATCGCGACAAAAGCGCTACTTAATCTGGAAGGAAGGCATCAACTGGGTCCAG ATGATTGCAGGGATCGGCCTCCCGATTGAATTACGAGATCAAAGCATCACTGTAGGAACAGTAGTAAAAGCGTATTATTTACTCCCCAATAACAGCACCTACTACACCCACCCTTCTATCGACTATGCGAGGAAAAAGCGCTCCTCGAGCCGATGGGTGGCATATAAATTAATCGAGAGTTTTTTCGAAAGAAACGGCTACGGGGACGGGAAAGCCTGTCTTTTGCGGAGCATATGCGAGGTTTCCGCCAAACCGTTCGAGAGAAAAACGGGAATTTTGGCCGAAATTATACACGCGATTCTGAC GCCGTCGACGACGAGGGAAACGCTCGACAATCATCTGAATTGCGAGTATCACGCCGCTGAAAAACTCGGGAAGGAAGTAGACAATTGCGAGGCGTTATTCCCAGAATGTCCGCTGAATTTTATTCAGCAATTCACCAAAATGCTCTCATGA